AAGTATAAAGATAAATAAAGCAAAATGCCAAAGCTGGAATGGTGGCAAAATGCCATAATTTATCAAATTTGTCCCTGGAGTTTCTTTGATACTACTGGTAAGGGAATAGGAGATCTCAAGGGAATTATTGCCAAACTCGATTATGTAGCTACTTTAAGTGTTGATGCTATCTGGCTTTCGCCTATTTTTACCTCGCCAATGAAAGATTTGGGCTATGACATTACCGATATGCGTGGTGTAGATCCACTCTTTGGCAGCATGGCAGACTTCGATCTTTTGCTGGATCTCTGTCATGCTAGAGGATTGAAACTAATTTTAGACCAAGTTTGGAATCATACTTCAGATCGACATCCCTGGTTTCTTGAAAGTCGCAGCAGTCGCGATAATGCCAAAGCCAACTGGTATGTTTGGGAAGATCCTAAAGAAGATGGTTCGCCTCCCAACAATTGGCTTTCTTCTTTTTTAGGAGAAAGTGCCTGGGCATGGGATGAGCAAAGACAACAGTTTTATCTCTACAATTTTGTTAAAGAACAGCCCGATCTTAACTGGTACAATCCAGATTTAATTGAAGCAATCTTCGAGCGAGCTAAGTTTTGGTTAGATAAGGGCGTAGACGGCTTTCGCATCGATGCCCCAAACTACTTTCTGCACGATCGCGCTCTCAGAGATAATCCCCCTCGTCCCGCTGACGCGCCCTTACCCGACGGTATACCCCCAGATAACCCAATGGTACGGCAACTGTTTAAATACAATTTTTGCCGCCCTGAAACTATAGAGATTATCAAACAAATCCGTAAATTTGTCGATCGCTATCCTGGAGTTTTTACACTCGGAGAAACTACACTAGCAGAAGACTCAATTGCCCTATCGGGGGAATATGCCTTTGGTGAGGACAGGCTGCATTTAGCCTACAGTAGTGCTTTACTGGTCGATGAGCCGATTAGTGCCAAACTGATGCAGCGTATCTTAAAAAAAGTAGACCGTCACTTTACTCATGGCGGTAACTGCTGGATGGTAGGCAATCACGATTACGGACGGATGCGATCGCGCTGGACGGGAGTAGATGCTGCGGGTAATCCCTATCCTGAAGAATTTTATCATTTGTTGGCGGCATTGTTAGTTTCTCTGCCTGGAGCATTATGTCTCTATCAGGGAGACGAATTAGGTTTACCAGAAGCTCGCATTCCCGACGATATTCCCGTAGAGCGAATTAAAGATCCCTTTGGTCGGGCTTTATATCCCAATGTTAAGGGTAGAGATGGTTCTCGTACTCCCATGCCCTGGCAAAAAGAGGCTCGTAATGCAGGGTTTACTACAGCTAAAGAACCCTGGTTGCCTATCCCCCAAGCTCATTTCGATCGCGCTGTGGACGTGCAAAGTCACGACAGGCAATCGCTCCTAAATACCTGGCGACGGATGCTTCACTGGCAAAAACAGCAGCCTGCTTTGAGATTTGGCACCTGTCAAATTTTAGATACTAAAGA
This region of Myxosarcina sp. GI1 genomic DNA includes:
- a CDS encoding alpha-amylase family glycosyl hydrolase; this encodes MPKLEWWQNAIIYQICPWSFFDTTGKGIGDLKGIIAKLDYVATLSVDAIWLSPIFTSPMKDLGYDITDMRGVDPLFGSMADFDLLLDLCHARGLKLILDQVWNHTSDRHPWFLESRSSRDNAKANWYVWEDPKEDGSPPNNWLSSFLGESAWAWDEQRQQFYLYNFVKEQPDLNWYNPDLIEAIFERAKFWLDKGVDGFRIDAPNYFLHDRALRDNPPRPADAPLPDGIPPDNPMVRQLFKYNFCRPETIEIIKQIRKFVDRYPGVFTLGETTLAEDSIALSGEYAFGEDRLHLAYSSALLVDEPISAKLMQRILKKVDRHFTHGGNCWMVGNHDYGRMRSRWTGVDAAGNPYPEEFYHLLAALLVSLPGALCLYQGDELGLPEARIPDDIPVERIKDPFGRALYPNVKGRDGSRTPMPWQKEARNAGFTTAKEPWLPIPQAHFDRAVDVQSHDRQSLLNTWRRMLHWQKQQPALRFGTCQILDTKEPILGLIRNCERQRMFCLFNLSEERAKYQLPACCESIEDSGFAVERQGNLVEIPGYSAFFGVLE